Genomic window (Pongo abelii isolate AG06213 chromosome 4, NHGRI_mPonAbe1-v2.0_pri, whole genome shotgun sequence):
CATGGCCAGCCCCCTCTGTCAGCCACCGTCACGGTCACCGTTGCCGTGGCCGACAGGATCCCTGACATCCTGGCGGACCTAGGCAGTATCAAGACCCCCATTGACCCTGAGGATTTGGACCTCACACTCTATCTTGTGGTGGCAGTGGCTGCAGTCTCCTGCGTCTTCCTGGCGTTTGTCATCGTGCTGCTGGTGCTCAGACTGAGACGCTGGCACAAGTCACGCCTGCTTCAGACTGAAGGCAGCAGGTTGGTGGGTGTGCCCGCCTCGCACTTTGTGGGCGTGGATGGGGTTCGGGCTTTCCTGCAGACCTATTCCCACGAGGTCTCCCTCACCGCGGACTCGAGGAAGAGTCACCTGATCTTTCCCCAGCCCAACTATGCAGACACGCTCCTTAGTGAAGAGAGCTGTGAGAAAAGCGAGCCTCTTCTGATATCTGATAAGGTAGATGCAAACAAAGAAGAACGACGAGTTCAGGTTAGTTTTCTCTTTCGATAAGGATGACCtgaacattttcatttgtttcctttttcatgtttctgtcaTATTCAAAATCAGCTAGTTATGTAAATAGTGGAACATTATTTGCTCTATTGgagattaatttttcttttgtaattcatGCTTTCTCCATTTGTTTTCAAATTCTGTTTTGGGAAGTCTAGCTGATATCTGTAGACTTAAGTGAAACAAATACCTTAAAGGAAAGTGGTTAAATATAATCATTTTAcccaaatattttgttatattggAACTGCAGTTCTATTAACAGAAAAGATGTTTTATTAATTCAAATTGTTAGATATATTGTTCTCTTTCGAGTGTCTGCCTAGACACCATTAGTGAATGTGTTTTGGAAAAGATAATGTGTAGGACTGATATTTTAGTCTACCTGAAATTTGTTTAAGGAAATAATTTACAGTATTTACGTAGATCAGTGGAAAGGTACAGAGAACTTCTGGGTCATAAATATcagaaaagaggccgggcgccgtggctcacgcctgtaatcccagcactttgggaggccgaggcgggcggatcacgaggtcaggagatcgagaccattctggccaacacggtgaaaccccggtctctactaaaaatacaaaaaattagtacagggcctggtggcaggcgcctgtagtcccagctactcagaaggctgaggcaggagaatggcgtgaacccgggaggtggagcttgcagtgagccaagatcgtgccactgcactccagcctgggagacagagtgagactccgtctcaaaataaataaataaataaatatcagaaaagTAGATTCAATTTATATTGATGATAACATGTAGCATTCTAAAGTCTGGAAAGTTTGTGTTAAGCCATGTAGTTATTGGATATGTGGGCTTGTTGAGAGAAGAAATCGTGTAAATGAACCTCAAAGTTGGGCTTCGTTCTGTGACATTAAGCTTCCAAAGAGTTACATACTGCtgcattcaataaatgtaaatatgtcaCACACCTGGCATCTTCTGTTATAGATAAACCCTTTACTTATTAGAATCAATACCTACTGAAATGTTAGCGTTTCTTTAAGTGTAGATGCAATTCTTCTTTATTACTTGAGTCTAAggttgtatttgaaaaaaaaagaattcaacttAAGGAtggttcaaaattttaaatttcatatctaATGTATGTGCTCATCTTAAACTAATAGATTTGTCTTAATGAAATACTGGTCTATGTGCCTCAAATTCCAGGAGGGTGTGTTATGTAATGAAAGAACTACTAGATTTCCCTTCTGCATCTGATTTGCTGAAGATGATTTTCAGATGcttcttattaaaatattcttaatccttccaattttgtacttttaacaCCTTAAGCACCTTAAGCATCAGCTTCAAATAATGACTAAATAAGGggaaaaggtaataaaatattacaaatgggATATTAAGCTACATTACTCAACCACATGAAAGGTTAATTGACACATTAAAGAACCTAAGAccacttgatttttattttttaaacattgttaAAGAGCATTCaagtatatctatatctatatacatatacacacacatatatatacacacatatgcacacacaaacacacatacacacacacacggacattCTGACCAAAAGGTAAAATGTACAAACTCACCGAATAGTGAATGCAGCCAAAGAGTAATAAGAGAATCTATACAATAGGTGTCGACATCATTCACTCCTATGTGAAAACTTgcttttccattattattttaaagaaaatgttataagcTTCTTAGAGTAGGGTGTTTGGGAAAAAAGTAAAGGTTACAGATTTGGGTACATTTCCTCTGAGTTAAATTTTTTGTGCAatggaaaaatatctttaaacCCTCTATAAACTACTAACAGACTTTATAAAATGCTTGATCCATACATTCTGAATGTATGtactatatataccatatacttttaaatatctgAATCTTTAGTTTTATATGTGTTCTGAAGAATAATTTTTCATACTAATTGAAGTATTCATACAATGAGCACTTGGCATTGTGTTGGAAGGCACTTGCTTTTGGAGCAAAGTCTTGAGTCAGTTATATTTTTGATGTTTGTATAAAGGTGACAATGAGTGGCTGTCTAGAATTCTGGATACCGTGAGTAGTTTAAGATGCTGTAATGCTTTTCCACTATAAGGTGAATTCAGTGTGGAACTCATTGCTTGTTGCTGCACACTTGCCTAGTTTTAGAGTAACAATACATTATGTAGGCTAAAGATAATTTCTTTAGGAAGATTTTCTGGTTTGGAAATGGAATTAAAACTGTAAGACACCTGTCAGAAACATGGAAAATGGCATGTTATTGACCAGGGAAAAGTGTAAATAACAAAAGTTGGGATGATCAGATGGTTAACTGAGGGCCAAGGAAAAGTGGACAGGAAGATtacttatataattaaataatataattataaggACTTACAATTCACTCCCCAATCCTAATAACGCATCATTGTTAGGCTACTTGAGAAGAAACAGTACAGTTCAGGACAATTGTGATGTAGTATGAAAAAACATCCTTTGTAAAAGTTTctcatttgggccagggtggttcatgactataatcccagcactttgggacgctgaggtgggaggattgcttaaagtCAGgtgttcaagcccagcctgggcaacataatgagaccccacctctatagaaaaaaaaagttttcaatcaTGCTTATTTAATTAAAAGTAGACACttggaaacaaaggaaaagagacCCTCTTGCTTCTTACTATACTTCTATTTTATAAGGTCAATCATTTCCTCATTACCCGTAACCTCTTTTGGGGGgagataataaagataaaagagaagaaagtgaaaCATAGAATAAAACTAAAAGCTATGAGATTATAACTTTTAGAagttagaagaaaaggaaatagaatgcaATAAGAATACACGTGAAGCTGATATTTCAAGCCTCTTTATACTACGTCTTCTGCCATCACCAAAAATAGCTTTCATTTGTATGATtttctatgtattattttatttggccTTCATTTCTACTAGAGTAAGCAAAGAAGATATTATTATGGCCATTTTATGAAAATGGAAACTAAAAACATGACGGGATTGAGCAAGATTATCTCTGCCCTTTGACAAGTAAAAGGTACTTCATTTGGATGGTTAAAGctcaaattaaaagaaataacagactaaagacatagtaaatatatttaatgttttttaaaagtccttttaAAATGGGAAGAAAGTATCACTATCAGTACACTGCCGATTTTTCTCCTAACTGGCTCTTTATTTGGAGCTGATTTAGTCACCACTACTGCAGTTCTGCAGCAGAGGCGCCGGGTGCCGCTCTTGGCTAATGCTGTGCAAAATATTGGCTCCTCCCGCCGCAGCCAACTCGGAAGAAAAGTGCACTCTCTATCCGGCTTCCTGCAGCGGAGACACCCATTAGAGAACCCAAGCACCAAGACAAAGCAAACAGTTTGTTCTGCTCAGAGAACTCTTGGGATTATTTAAAGATCTCTTGTCCTCGGATTTAGAAAGGCAAAGGCGCACAGAGCGGGATGGGAAATAGCCCCGGATGGAGGGGCCCAGCAGGGCGGAGGCGAATGCTATTTCTCTTCCTGCTCTCTTTGTTAGGCCAGGCGCTCTCCGAACCGATCCGCTACGCTATTCCCGAGGAGCTGGACAGGGGCTCGCTGGTAGGGAACCTCGTCAAGGACCTGGGGTTTGGCGTGGGGGATTTACCTACTCGGAACCTGCGGGTTATTGCAGAGAAGAAATTTTTTACCGTGAGCCCCGAAAATGGGAACTTACTTGTGAGCGACCGTATAGACCGAGAGGAGATTTGTGGCAAGAAGTCGTCGTGTATTCTGGAATTTGAAATGGTTGCCGAAAAGCCTTTAAACTTTTTTCATGTAACTGTGCTGATCCAGGATATTAACGACAACCCACCGACCTTTAGCCAAAATATCACTGAACTGGAAATCAGCGAACTGGCGCTCACTGGAGCCACATTTGCCCTGGAATCTGCGCAAGATCCTGATGTAGGTGTCAATTCGCTGCAGCAGTACTACCTCAGCCCTGATCCGCACTTCTCTTTGATTCAGAAGGAGAACCTGGATGGCAGTAGGTACCCAGAGCTAGTACTGAAAGCACCCCTGGACAGGGAAGAGCAGCCACATCACCACCTGGTCCTCACAGCTGTGGATGGGGGCCAGCCCTCCAGAAACTGTACCACCCAGATCAGGGTAATTGTCGCAGACGCAAATGATAACCCCCCAGTATTTACTCAGGACATGTACAGGGTCAATGTTGCAGAGAACCTGCCCGCTGGCTCCTCGGTATTAAAAGTGATGGCCATTGACATGGATGAGGGCATCAATGCCGAAATCATCTATGCCTTCATCAATATTGGTAAGGAAGTGAGACAACTGTTCAAGCTGGACAGTAAAACGGGGGAACTCACCACTATTGGAGAACTGGACTTTGAAGAGAGAGATAGCTACACAATTGGTGTGGAAGCAAAGGATGGTGGACATCACACTGCATATTGTAAAGTACAGATTGATATTTCAGATGAAAATGACAATGCCCCGGAGATAACCCTGGCTTCTGAATCCCAACATATACAAGAAGATGCTGAGCTGGGAACTGCTATTGCCCTGATCAAAACACATGATCTAGATTCTGGATTTAATGGAGAAATCCTATGCCAACTAAAAGGAAAGTTCCCCTTTAAAATCGTTCAAGATACCAAAAACACATACAGGTTGGTGACAGATGGAGCCCTGGACCGGGAGCAGATCCCAGAATACAATGTGACGATCACAGCTACCGACAAAGGCAATCCACCGCTCTCCTCCAGCAAGACCATCACTCTGCACATCCTTGACGTCAACGACAACGTTCCGGTTTTCCACCAGGCCTCCTACACGGTGCATGTAGCTGAGAACAATCCGCCTGGAGCCTCCATTGCGCATGTCAGCGCCTCGGATCCCGACTTGGGACCTAATGGCCTTGTCTCCTACTATATCGTGGCCAGTGACCTGGAGCCTCGGGAGCTGTCGTCCTATGTGTCCGTGAGCGCGCAGAGCGGGGTGGTGTTCGCGCAGCGAGCCTTCGACCACGAGCAGCTGCGCGCCTTCGAGCTCACTCTGCAGGCCCGCGACCAGGGCTCGCCTACGCTCAGCGCCAACGTGAGCCTGTGCGTGTTAGTGGACGACCGCAACGACAATTCACCGCGGGTGCTGTACCCAGCTCTGGGGCCCGACGGCTCCGCGCTCTTCGATATGGTGCCGCGCGCTGCAGAGCCTGGCTACCTGGTGACCAAGGTGGTGGCGGTGGACGCAGACTCGGGATACAACGCCTGGCTGTCCTACCACATTCTGCAGGGTAGCGAGCCCAGGCTGTTCAGCCTGGGGCTGCGCACGGGTGAGGTGCGCACGGCGCGTACTTTGGGCGACAGGGAGGCCGCCCGCCAGCGCCTGCTGGTCACTGTGCGTGATGGAGGACAGCCGCCTCTTTCAGCCACCGTCACGCTGCACCTAATCTTCGCAGATAGCTTGCAAGAGATACAACCTGACCTTAGCGACCGCCCCACTCCCTCTGACCCTCAGGAGGAGCTACAGTTTCACCTAGTAGTGGCGTTGGCCTTGATCTCAGTGCTTTTCCTCCTCGCGGTGATTCTGGCAATCTCCCTGCGCCTGCGACGCTCCTCCAGACCCGCCACTGAGGGCTACTTTCAGCCTGGTCTCTGCTCCAAGACTGTACCTGGAGTTCTCCCCACCTACAGCGAAAGGACTTTGCCTTATTCCTACAATCTGTGTGCTGCCTCACATTCCTCAAACACCGAGTTTAAATTTCTCAATATAAAGGCTGAAAATTCTGCACCACAAGATCTTCTATGTGATGAAGCGCCTTGGTTTGAAAGTAATGACAATCCAGAAATGCCTTCTAATTCAGGCAATTTGCAAAAGGTGAGTTTCTTCAAACCTTTCCTTCCATAAATATAATTGGGTTTCGATTCATTGATTTAGAGATAAAAAGAATACAGATTAAATATTCCctgattacattattttattgattttctggtGTAGAGTAGGGTGTCTAGGAAATTCTTTGTAGAATTTCCTATATAATATCTGCGTTGCAGTTGTTCTTTCATAGAAAGCCTCCTTTTGATAGTCTTGAAACTTTTGTTAATCCTAATACACTATaatctgaaacattttaaatacagtATTATCTCACACTGTCATTTTCAGGCATATCTATCCAGAATTAGACACAAATCTGCACAATTAAGTGGTTTACTTAGTTTTAATGCAGTCAAtcctaaaatatatgaaacataatGTATATCTTAACACATTCTTAATGTAagctatatataatatttttgcttccctttgcatgtttttaaaagtatacacAGATGTTGCCTATGTCACGGCAGTTTTTAATTTCTATGCTAATCAAAAGAAATAATGGCATCTAAAATGGCAACTCTTGTAATGGGCACTGTAATGAATTGGTTCAAAACGTGTTTgtgtggcatatgcctgtagtcccagctacttgggaggctgaggtgggaggatcccttgatcccaggaggttgccgctgcaatgagctataattgtgcccctgcactctagcctgggagacagagcgagactttgtctcaaaaaaatgtgtCTGTGGTTGTTGGTACCCTTACTGAAAATGGGACTAGAGTAAATGATGGTGAAATGTGATGATAATTCAAAATTTACAGAAGATTGTAATATTATTTCTGTTCCCCAAGGTCCTAAGAgatatttacataaaaaatgaATGGTAAACTTccgagaacatttaaaattattcaaaataatctCTTGCACTCTTCTAAATGCTTCATTATCTTGGGGAGGGAAATATTGAGTGTCATCTCTGCAGATTTAGCAGAAATAGAATTCTCTGTGTGATAGTTTCACAAAACGATGCAGTATTAAGTTAGGACTCTAAGCGTCGCTGTTCACTAACCTGGGCAAGCAAATCAACGGAAACTCAAGTTACATCCTCCAACCACAAAGCAAATCAGACGGGAAAGCAGGAAAGCTGTGCAGAAATTCTGACCTGAAACGCTTCGCATCTGGTCTCTGCTTGTTGAAGGACCTTCACCGCTATTTCTGAGAAGAGCAAAAGTGATGCAGACCTGCTCTTCCTCTTCTTAATCCCAGAGAAGTCTCTAATAAGCCAGTAATGGCGCCTCTACAGAGGCATCCGCAGCGCAGCGAGCAGGTCCTGCTCCTCGCGCTCCTGGGGACACTGTGGGGGGCCGCGGCAGCGCAGATCCGCTACTCTATTCCCGAGGAGCTGGAGAAAGGCTCCTTCGTAGGCAACATCGTCAAGGACCTGGGACTGGAGCCCCGGGAGCTGGCGGAGCACGGAGTCCGCATCGTCTCCAGAGGTAGGATGCAGCTTTTCTCTCTGAACCCGCGAAACGGCAGCTTGGTCACCGCGGGTAGGATAGACCGCGAGGAGCTCTGTGCTCAGAGCCCGCGGTGTCTGGTGAGTTTTAACATCCTTGTCGAGGATAAACTGAATATTTATCCCGTGGACGTGGAAATAGTGGACATTAATGACAATACACCCCGATTCTTAAAGGAAGAATTGGAAGTGAAAATTCTCGAAAACGCAGCTCCATCCTCTCGTTTTCCACTAATGGAAGTCTATGACCCTGATGTGGGAATGAACTCCCTTCAGGGCTTTAAGCTCAGTGGTAATAGCCACTTCTCAGTGGACGTTCAAAGCGAAGCCCATGGGCCCAAGTACCCGGAGCTGGTGCTGGAGGGCACACTGGACCGGGAAGGAGAAGCCGTTTACCACCTGGTCCTTACTGCCATGGATGGCGGCGACCCTGTCCGCTCAAGCGTCGCCCAAATTCTGGTAACAGTTCTAGATGCGAATGACAATGCTCCAGTGTTTACTCAGCCTGTCTACCGTGTAAGTGTTCCTGAAAACCTGCCAGTAGGCACACCAGTGTTGGCAGTAAATGCCACGGACCAGGATGAAGGAGTCCATGGGGAAGTAACTTATTCCTTTGTGAAGATTACAGAAAAGATCTCACAAATTTTCTGTTTGAATGTTTTGACTGGAGAAATTTCAACTTCCGCAAATCTAGACTATGAGGACTCGAGTTTTTATGAGCTGAGTGTTGAAGCCCGGGATCGGCCAGGTCTTCGAGACAGAGCGAAAGTCTTAATAACTATCTTGGATGTCAATGATAATGTACCAGAAGTGGTTGTTACATCTGGAAGCAGAACAATTGCTGAAAGTGCACCTCCGGGAACAGTAATCGCTCTTTTTCAAGTGTTCGATCGAGACTCTGGCCTGAATGGCCTGGTAACCTGTTCCATCCCGAGAAGTCTCCCATTTGAATTGGAAAAATCAGTTGGCAATTATTATCGATTAGTGACAAAGGCAGCTCTAGACCGGGAAGAGGTATCCTTGTACAACATCACTGTGACAGCCACGGACAAAGGAACACCACCTCTGTCTACAGAAACAATCATCTCTATAAATGTGGCAGACACCAACGACAACCCGCCTACCTTCCCCCACTCATCCTACTCAGTCTATGTCCTTGAAAACAACCCCAGGGGTGCCTCCATCTTCTCTGTAAATGCACTGGACCCAGACGTGGACCAGAACGCCCAAGTCTCCTACTCACTGGCAGAAGACACCCTCCAGGGGGCGCCCCTGTCCTCCTACGTGTCCATCAACTCCGACACTGGGATTCTGTACGCCCTGCGCTCCTTCGACTATGAGCAGTTGAGAGACCTACAGCTGTGGGTGACAGCCAGCGACAGCGGGGATCCTCCACTCAGCAGCAACGTGTCGTTGAGCCTGTTTGTGCGGGACCAGAACGACAATGCGCCCGAGATCTTGTACCCCGCCCTCCCCACAGACGGTTCTACTGGCGTGGAGCTGGCGCCCCGCTCCGCAGAGCCCGGCTACCTGGTGACCAAGGTAGTGGCGGTGGACAGAGACTCGGGCCAGAACGCCTGGCTGTCCTACCGCCTGCTCAAGGCCAGCGAGCCAGGACTCTTTGCGGTGGGGCTGCACACTGGCGAGGTGCGCACGGCTCGGGCCCTGCTGGACAGAGACGCGCTCAAGCAGAGCCTCGTGGTGGCCGTCCAGGACCATGGCCAGCCCCCTCTCTCCACCACTGTCACGCTCACCGTAGCTGTGGCGGACAGCATCCCCGAAATCCTGGCCGACCTGGGCAGCCTTGAGCCCTCCAACGTTTCTCACAACTCTGACCTCACATTGTACCTGGTGGTGGCGGTGGCCGCGGTCTCCTGCGTCTTCCTGGCCTTCGTCATCGTGCTGCTGGCGCTCAGGCTGCAGCGCTGGCACAAGTCACGCCGGCTGCAGGCTTCGGGAGGTGGCTTGGCGAGCATGCCCGGCTCGCACTTTGTGGGCGTGGACGGGGTTCGGGCTTTCCTGCAGACCTATTCCCACGAGGTCTCACTCACTGCAGACTCGCGTAAGAGTCATCTGATTTTCCCCCAGCCCAACTATGCCGACAGGCTTATCAACCAGGAGAGCTATGAGAAAAGCGAGCCTCTTCTCATAACTCAGGATTTACTTGAAAAGAAAGGAGACCCCAGGCAACTTCAGGTGAGTTTCTTTCCGCCTAAGCGGAAGAGTAATCTGATCTTCCCGCAGCCCAACTATTCAGACAGGCTCATCAGCCAGATCGGCTGTTATAAAAGCGAACCACTTTTGGTACAGGAAGATTCGTGATTTTGTAAAGTAGAAGACTCCCTTGTTCAGGTAAGGGTATTGTTTTCATTGGTTGACAGGAAAATTAAAGATTATCTTTGATTAGTGCTTAGTTTTCTTAGTCCTTTGCAGAGAATCACATAattctaatgtttttcttttatatcaaaAGAATGTTCTGAAGTCTTAATTTTGTGGGGGAAAATAATGCATGTCCTactttttctttacctttctctTCTTGGCAAACTATTTGTGTCTTGGATTGAGTACATCTCGTTTCTTAGGTTTTTTCCTACTATGTGACATTTGTaaggttctttctttttctaatgtgGGAAAAAAATAACCTTAATTTAGGTCAGTGTTAAAGATCAAGATCTTGCTTTTAgctagcatggtggctcacgcctgtaatcccacctcttcaggaggctgaggcaggaggatcccttgagaccaggagtttgagaccagcctgggtgacatagcacgactctgtctctaccaaaaagaaaaaaaaatagccagatgtgtggtgtacacctgtagtcccagctactcaagaagctctggtaggaggattgcttaagtccgggggtttgaggctgcagtgaggtataattgtgtcactgcaccctagtctgggagacagaatgagactctttctctctcaaaaaaaaaaaaaaaaaatttttgttttttcttagtgTTACTTAATAATTATAAATGACGGAGGTTCATAcaagagatctttcacctttaCTACTTAggaatcaaaaattatttttaaaaagataagaatCATTGGTAACTGCAGCAGAGAACACCTGATCTTTGGTGTTAAAAGACCTGAATAACATTCCTGTAACTATCTGTCATTTACTTGGGCCAGTTACAATCGCTGTTATCTTCCaattaaaattaagatttaaaaGACTTCCCTTatcagagatgggatctccctctgttgcccagtctggagtaaaaatccacttgtaactgctgctCACACAGTGTGTATCcagggcaacttgaatctgtGTTCCTGGGTTGCGATCCTAAAGCTTGGCTCAAATAAGCTctacttatattattttttaaaacaagactTTCCTTATCTAACTGACTcaaattctaagaaaataattttataactttttttcaaaCTATAAAGCAGCATAGTGAACACGTATTTGTTGACATCACCATTATTATAATTATCGGGTTGTTAACAATAACTAAGCACCGATCCTGTGTGCCTACTACAATGTCTTTTGCATACTGTGTGCCTGATagtatttaaaagtgaaaatagccaggtgtggtggctcacgcctgtaatcccaacactttgggaggccaaggcaggcgtctcacgaagtcaggagtttgagaccagcctgaccaacatggtgaaacccagtctctactaaaaatagaaaacttagccaggtggGGTAGCATGgggcctgtaatcgcagctactcaggaggctgaggcaggagaatcgcttgaacctgggaggcagaggttgcagtgagccaagatcatgccactgcactccagtctgggggacagagtgagactctgcctcaaaaaataataataataattaataaataaagagtgaacatgaatttttaaacatGCTCGGTTTTATGTCTGCTTATAGGACATATCTCTAAAAATAGATGACTGACTGGTGAATAGGAGAACATATGTTAAGAggttcaaataaaaatttaaatattttagcattttaacCCAGACAATAAGGCTTTCATCATATAGGAACtctttattgaaatatttcaagaaaaaaggGATTATCATTTAGAAGACTGATTAGTCTTATTTATTATGACTGAAATGTGCAAACAGAATCATTGTTTCATGAACAGAAAACAGCAGAGTTTTTCACTGTCAATGATGTTTGAATAGAAAACGGATCACTAAGGAGATAGGAGATTCTGTTATCGACAGTCTTCAAAAGTAAGTTGATGGCCCTGGAATTAATGGAGTACAGGGGATTCTATAATTTGATGACTTGTTGAACTACATTATagtcaagattttttttccagtcatGAGTTGGAAGATTCTACAATCTGGTGGTATTATAGAATGGATTGGCCACTTGTGCATCTGAATTTGTTATGAATGTGTAAGAAAAAAGTAATTGAGAAGATACCTTGAAAATAAATGAGAACCTCCTTTGTAACCTGACTTTGTCAATCTTCATAATGATAACATTGAGTTGATGTGTTTTTAAATAAGGTGCTAAGAGTAATATGTGTTTTTCTGAACCAATATTGTGGTATTTACATTTGAGAAATtgttatagatttatttatttcaagtttCCAAGGGTATATACCTAAACAAGAGATCTAATCATACACATCTTCAAAGCTCATTTTCTTGTATCTTTGTGATATAATTtgataaaataacaattttaaacaacTTGAATCTTGGATATTAGTCTCATGAGTTAGATGGGCTGTTATACATATGATTATTTCATAAACTCTGAAAGTGTGAATGTTATTTTACTATACCACCAATTTGGGATGTTAAACTACATCTTGAGCATTTGTTGTTATAGGGAAAGCTCACTAACTACTTTTCATGGAGATCAGGctggtttattttattctcttattacCTGTGACCAtttcatttaaacaaataaaatatttcactgaTGAAAAAACTACCAACTTCTACTCTCACAAAAGTAATTCATTCTTGTGGACTGACCAACTGTTAAACATCCTGGCAATCATGAAATTTGCTAAGTTATGGCTAAATGAATTTCTTTAATCCACCTGCAATACAGATCATTAATAATAAGATAGGCTATCT
Coding sequences:
- the PCDHGB3 gene encoding protocadherin gamma-B3: MGNSPGWRGPAGRRRMLFLFLLSLLGQALSEPIRYAIPEELDRGSLVGNLVKDLGFGVGDLPTRNLRVIAEKKFFTVSPENGNLLVSDRIDREEICGKKSSCILEFEMVAEKPLNFFHVTVLIQDINDNPPTFSQNITELEISELALTGATFALESAQDPDVGVNSLQQYYLSPDPHFSLIQKENLDGSRYPELVLKAPLDREEQPHHHLVLTAVDGGQPSRNCTTQIRVIVADANDNPPVFTQDMYRVNVAENLPAGSSVLKVMAIDMDEGINAEIIYAFINIGKEVRQLFKLDSKTGELTTIGELDFEERDSYTIGVEAKDGGHHTAYCKVQIDISDENDNAPEITLASESQHIQEDAELGTAIALIKTHDLDSGFNGEILCQLKGKFPFKIVQDTKNTYRLVTDGALDREQIPEYNVTITATDKGNPPLSSSKTITLHILDVNDNVPVFHQASYTVHVAENNPPGASIAHVSASDPDLGPNGLVSYYIVASDLEPRELSSYVSVSAQSGVVFAQRAFDHEQLRAFELTLQARDQGSPTLSANVSLCVLVDDRNDNSPRVLYPALGPDGSALFDMVPRAAEPGYLVTKVVAVDADSGYNAWLSYHILQGSEPRLFSLGLRTGEVRTARTLGDREAARQRLLVTVRDGGQPPLSATVTLHLIFADSLQEIQPDLSDRPTPSDPQEELQFHLVVALALISVLFLLAVILAISLRLRRSSRPATEGYFQPGLCSKTVPGVLPTYSERTLPYSYNLCAASHSSNTEFKFLNIKAENSAPQDLLCDEAPWFESNDNPEMPSNSGNLQKVSFFKPFLP